Proteins encoded by one window of Gordonia jinghuaiqii:
- a CDS encoding glycosyltransferase family 2 protein, with protein sequence MDLSVSALSARQPLSTAQRLILIAVALAVTIGFLVSWDDTLSVILSICAVYFLVSSVDKFVLVARGMSGRGMLTVTDDEARAIPDADLPVYTVLLPVYGEPEIVANLVAGVGKIDYPADKLDILLVLEMDDHDTIEAIEHADLDGITPVLVPPSEPRTKPKACNHAMSLPSERSELVTIYDAEDIPDPLQLRRAAAIFAASPPEVASVQARLGYFNERDNLLTRWFAIEYDQWFSYMLPALSASKCVIPLGGTSNHIRTHVLREVGGWDAFNVTEDADLGIRLARYGYRTLVLDSLTEEEANADVVNWVRQRSRWYKGYLQTFLVHTRRPFAMVRELGIVPTLRIANLTAGMPIANTLNLAFWTLLLVWFAGKPDFMRDLFPGPVFYLCLFMFTVGNLATVMLGVVSARTRDKPYLLGAALIVPGYWFLQSMAAVKSVAQLIYKPSYWEKTVHGLSAMPGTPGAMKGSDDVQRNP encoded by the coding sequence ATCGATCTGAGCGTGTCGGCGTTGTCGGCGCGGCAACCTCTGAGCACCGCACAACGGCTCATCCTGATCGCCGTCGCTCTCGCGGTGACGATCGGATTCCTCGTGTCCTGGGACGACACTCTGTCGGTCATCCTCAGCATCTGCGCCGTGTACTTTCTGGTCTCCAGCGTCGACAAGTTCGTACTCGTCGCGCGCGGCATGTCCGGACGCGGGATGCTCACCGTGACCGACGACGAAGCTCGCGCGATCCCCGACGCCGACCTACCCGTCTACACGGTGTTGTTGCCGGTCTACGGGGAACCCGAGATCGTCGCGAATCTCGTTGCCGGCGTAGGCAAGATCGACTACCCCGCGGACAAGCTCGACATCCTGCTCGTCCTCGAGATGGACGACCACGACACCATCGAAGCGATCGAACACGCCGACCTCGACGGCATCACCCCGGTCCTGGTGCCGCCGAGTGAACCGCGCACCAAACCCAAGGCGTGCAACCACGCGATGAGCCTGCCGTCGGAACGCAGTGAACTCGTCACCATCTACGACGCCGAGGACATCCCCGATCCACTCCAACTACGCAGGGCAGCGGCGATATTCGCAGCCAGCCCGCCCGAGGTGGCCTCCGTGCAGGCGCGTCTGGGCTATTTCAACGAGCGCGACAACCTGTTGACCCGCTGGTTCGCCATCGAATACGACCAGTGGTTCTCGTACATGCTGCCGGCACTGAGTGCGTCGAAGTGCGTCATCCCGCTGGGTGGTACGTCCAACCACATCCGCACCCACGTGTTGCGCGAAGTCGGCGGCTGGGACGCGTTCAATGTCACCGAGGACGCGGACCTCGGTATTCGTCTCGCCCGGTACGGGTATCGCACGCTGGTGCTGGACTCGCTCACCGAGGAAGAGGCCAACGCCGACGTGGTGAACTGGGTCCGACAGCGATCCCGTTGGTACAAGGGCTACCTGCAGACCTTCCTGGTCCACACCCGCCGGCCGTTCGCGATGGTGCGTGAACTCGGGATCGTGCCGACGTTGCGCATCGCGAACCTGACGGCGGGCATGCCGATCGCGAACACCCTCAACCTCGCGTTCTGGACGTTGCTCCTGGTGTGGTTCGCCGGCAAGCCCGACTTCATGCGCGACCTGTTCCCCGGTCCGGTGTTCTACCTGTGCCTGTTCATGTTCACGGTCGGGAACCTCGCAACCGTCATGCTCGGTGTGGTGTCGGCCCGCACCCGGGACAAGCCCTATTTGCTCGGCGCCGCGTTGATCGTTCCCGGCTACTGGTTCTTGCAGTCCATGGCCGCGGTCAAGAGCGTGGCGCAACTCATCTACAAACCGTCCTACTGGGAGAAGACCGTGCACGGATTGTCGGCGATGCCCGGCACTCCCGGCGCGATGAAGGGGTCTGACGATGTCCAACGCAATCCGTGA